The Pangasianodon hypophthalmus isolate fPanHyp1 chromosome 13, fPanHyp1.pri, whole genome shotgun sequence genome includes a window with the following:
- the smim13 gene encoding small integral membrane protein 13 — MWQSLGLTVLVIVATLICVLLFMLFGWYVVWQLFLSKFKFLRELVGDTGSPQAETEPSESESERSSPPTPRHRAKPARQRVAFPSSTT; from the exons atgtgGCAGAGTCTGGGCTTGACTGTGCTGGTCATCGTGGCCACTCTCATCTGTGTGCTGCTCTTCATGCTCTTCG GTTGGTACGTGGTGTGGCAGCTCTTCCTGTCCAAGTTTAAATTCCTGCGAGAGCTGGTCGGGGACACGGGCTCGCCACAGGCCGAAACGGAACCCTCGGAATCGGAGAGCGAACGCAGCTCCCCTCCGACGCCCCGCCATCGAGCCAAACCCGCACGCCAAAGAGTCGCTTTTCCAAGCAGCACTACGTAA